One Rossellomorea aquimaris DNA window includes the following coding sequences:
- a CDS encoding DUF4362 domain-containing protein: MRRLMMAGLFLLFCVGGCEEPGDQVETKVGKQAGAYEPVETDIVNTHGNVENMERFEKFYENVVDDGKDRIRIVSYTEEGDPILHDLGFDGNVFHSVRDSRMDTFGSGEIVKLSCENIEYVQNGEMADNMYKLTDCNREDADASVLWY; this comes from the coding sequence ATGAGGAGATTGATGATGGCTGGTTTGTTCCTTTTATTCTGTGTTGGTGGTTGTGAGGAGCCTGGCGATCAGGTTGAGACTAAAGTTGGGAAACAGGCGGGGGCTTATGAGCCTGTGGAGACGGATATAGTGAATACTCATGGGAATGTAGAGAATATGGAGAGGTTTGAAAAGTTTTATGAGAATGTGGTGGATGATGGGAAGGATCGCATTCGGATTGTTTCTTATACAGAAGAAGGCGATCCCATTTTGCATGACCTCGGGTTTGACGGGAATGTATTTCATTCCGTAAGGGACTCGCGTATGGATACATTCGGTAGTGGTGAGATTGTAAAGTTGTCCTGCGAGAATATCGAGTATGTACAAAATGGGGAAATGGCGGACAATATGTACAAGTTGACCGATTGTAACAGGGAAGATGCCGATGCCAGTGTGCTTTGGTACTAA
- a CDS encoding DNA-3-methyladenine glycosylase, translating into MVIRNVKVEGPYDFDRVLERLALDPLNAVDQEDRSVKVPYYLPDGKGEVIKVQATGTTDQPEFSMTFENEENLEEKQNRISDIFQWHTGLRDMHEHFLQTDLKPIFEEHIGTPIILEFDPFATIIKSIIHQQLNLKFAFTLTHRFVTKYGWQKDGVWFYPSPETVAGLTVEELRELQFSQRKAEYAIGIGQKVASGELDLDKLAEEPDEEVIKELTKIRGIGPWTAQSFLLFGLGRPNLFPKADIGIQNAIKKLFQMDQKPTMDELDQFSTSWHPYLSYASLYLWRSIE; encoded by the coding sequence ATGGTGATAAGGAATGTTAAGGTTGAAGGTCCGTATGATTTTGATCGAGTATTGGAGAGGCTGGCGCTGGATCCGTTGAATGCAGTGGATCAGGAAGATCGAAGCGTAAAGGTTCCATACTATCTCCCTGATGGGAAAGGCGAGGTCATCAAGGTTCAGGCGACAGGCACCACGGATCAGCCTGAGTTCAGCATGACCTTTGAAAATGAAGAGAACCTTGAAGAGAAGCAAAACCGGATTTCGGACATTTTCCAGTGGCACACCGGTCTCCGCGACATGCACGAGCACTTCCTGCAGACCGATCTGAAGCCCATTTTCGAGGAGCATATCGGGACGCCCATCATCCTGGAATTCGACCCGTTTGCGACGATTATCAAAAGCATTATCCATCAGCAGCTGAACCTGAAGTTTGCTTTCACGCTGACCCATCGTTTTGTCACGAAATATGGCTGGCAAAAGGACGGGGTCTGGTTCTATCCATCACCGGAAACAGTCGCCGGGCTCACTGTGGAAGAACTGCGGGAGCTGCAATTCAGTCAGCGGAAAGCGGAATATGCAATTGGCATCGGACAGAAGGTAGCAAGCGGAGAACTGGACCTGGACAAACTAGCCGAGGAGCCTGACGAAGAAGTCATCAAGGAACTTACCAAAATCCGCGGCATCGGTCCATGGACAGCCCAAAGCTTTCTGTTATTCGGATTGGGTCGACCGAATCTCTTCCCGAAAGCGGATATCGGCATCCAAAATGCCATCAAGAAATTATTCCAAATGGATCAGAAACCGACCATGGACGAGCTGGATCAATTCAGCACATCCTGGCATCCTTATTTAAGCTATGCATCCTTGTATTTATGGAGAAGTATCGAATAG